One region of Trichosurus vulpecula isolate mTriVul1 chromosome 1, mTriVul1.pri, whole genome shotgun sequence genomic DNA includes:
- the FOXQ1 gene encoding forkhead box protein Q1 produces the protein MKLEIFAPRTSYEDKTASDLEGAGGSRAPSSPLSAAGEDDLGSDEDCAANSPSCSSLAGELATDCSHSSSSSSSGGEGSEGGCSGEDPILTASASEGASTEPGGNSSASSGGGGNPSGSSCEGGSGRSKPYTRRPKPPYSYIALIAMAIRDSAGGRLTLAEINEYLMGKFPFFRGSYTGWRNSVRHNLSLNDCFVKVLRDPSRPWGKDNYWMLNPNSEYTFADGVFRRRRKRLSHKAAAPPSLQPEENAPGAAAAVAAAAVAAAHPAGAARLLLPPPPPPPPPPPPLTSVGRVPGGGGGGGGSVPSSSTSSSSLSPSSCSPGCKGENTSPARKFSSSFAIDSILSKPFRRRGDQGAETRSYPQPARLLWSAAAAAGASSLPGAAAYPTLTAFSPAPHPQQQSPLFPRGGARAATAGGTLLQLYAYGMGEPVLVETRRREMPLAPASEPRVEDPQVQQLFLSPSFSPSAPAKAFRSPLAAGSSQLYCPLRLSGALQAASGCGPSTYQPYPIETLLA, from the coding sequence ATGAAGTTAGAGATCTTCGCCCCCCGCACCTCCTACGAGGACAAGACGGCCAGCGACCTGGAAGGCGCCGGCGGCAGCCGTGCCCCATCGTCGCCCCTCTCTGCTGCGGGTGAGGATGACCTGGGCTCTGATGAGGATTGTGCAGCTAACAGCCCGTCCTGCAGCAGTCTAGCAGGAGAGCTGGCGACCGActgcagccacagcagcagcagcagcagcagcgggggCGAAGGCAGCGAGGGCGGGTGCTCCGGGGAAGACCCCATTTTGACAGCCTCAGCCTCCGAAGGCGCTTCGACTGAGCCAGGAGGAAACTCCAGCGCAAGCAGCGGCGGTGGCGGCAACCCCAGCGGCAGCAGTTGCGAGGGAGGGAGCGGGCGGAGCAAGCCTTACACCCGGCGACCCAAGCCCCCTTACTCCTACATCGCGCTTATCGCCATGGCCATTCGAGACTCCGCCGGGGGCCGCCTGACCCTAGCCGAGATCAACGAGTATCTCATGGGCAAGTTCCCCTTCTTCCGCGGCAGCTACACGGGCTGGCGCAACTCGGTGCGGCACAACCTCTCGCTCAACGATTGCTTTGTCAAGGTGCTGCGCGACCCGTCCCGCCCCTGGGGCAAGGACAACTACTGGATGCTCAACCCCAACAGCGAGTACACCTTCGCCGATGGGGTCTTCCGCCGCCGCCGCAAGAGGCTCAGCCACAAGGCAGCGGCGCCCCCGTCCTTGCAGCCCGAGGAGAACGCTCCAGGAGCCGCGGCCGCAGTCGCTGCTGCAGCTGTGGCAGCTGCTCACCCGGCCGGCGCCGCCCgcctgctgctgccgccgcctccacctcctccccctcctcctcctcccctgacTTCAGTGGGTCGTGTCccaggcggcggcggcggcggcggcggctcagTGCCCTcttcttccacctcctcctcGTCCCTATCTCCGTCCTCCTGCTCCCCAGGCTGCAAGGGGGAAAACACGAGCCCCGCGCGCAAGTTCTCCAGCTCCTTTGCCATCGACAGCATCCTCAGCAAGCCCTTCCGCCGCCGCGGAGACCAGGGCGCAGAGACTAGGTCCTATCCCCAGCCCGCGAGGCTGCTGTGgtccgccgccgctgccgccggcGCTTCCTCCTTACCGGGAGCTGCCGCATACCCGACCTTAACCGCCTTCTCTCCAGCCCCGCACCCCCAGCAGCAGTCCCCGCTGTTCCCCAGGGGAGGTGCGCGGGCAGCCACCGCAGGCGGGACTCTCTTGCAGCTGTACGCATACGGAATGGGCGAGCCCGTTCTCGTGGAGACTCGGAGAAGGGAGATGCCTCTGGCTCCGGCTTCTGAGCCTCGTGTAGAGGATCCCCAAGTGCAGCAGCTTTTCCTCTCGCCTTCCTTTTCCCCGTCAGCCCCGGCCAAGGCTTTCCGAAGCCCGCTGGCTGCGGGCAGTTCGCAGTTGTACTGCCCCCTCCGATTATCCGGAGCCTTACAAGCAGCTTCGGGATGCGGCCCCAGCACTTACCAACCTTACCCCATAGAGACTCTTCTCGCCTAA